The Melopsittacus undulatus isolate bMelUnd1 chromosome 12, bMelUnd1.mat.Z, whole genome shotgun sequence genome has a segment encoding these proteins:
- the POP5 gene encoding ribonuclease P/MRP protein subunit POP5: MVRFKNRYVLCEVVSEDPQCRQCIEDRAVGLAVRDAIGRVHGDFGLACCSISFTVKYLNAYTGTVLLRCRKDSYRLLCSALPFVRQLESRNQRYPCFLNTLHVGGTIRTCQKFLIEYNRRQLLLLLQSCTNEEERRCVQKSLLRCSLTEEQCLSGNEDDDDDGTETD; the protein is encoded by the exons atgGTTCGGTTCAAGAACAG GTATGTGCTGTGCGAGGTGGTGTCGGAGGACCCGCAGTGCCGGCAGTGCATCGAGGACCGCGCGGTGGGGCTGGCCGTGAGGGACGCCATCGGCAGGGTGCACGGGGACTTCGGGCTGGCCTGCTGCTCCATCTCCTTCACAG TGAAGTACCTGAACGCGTACACCGGGACCGTGCTGCTGCGCTGCCGCAAGGACTCGTAccggctgctctgctctgcgCTTCCCTTCGTGAGGCAGCTGGAGAGCCGCAACCAGCGGTACCCCTGCTTCCTCAACACACTGCACGTCGGAG GTACCATAAGAACATGTCAGAAATTCCTAATTGAGTACAACAGAagacagctgctgctgttgctgcaaagCTGTACAAATGAAG AGGAAAGACGGTGTGTACAGAAGTCCCTGCTGAGATGTTCCCTTACAGAAGAGCAGTGTCTAAGTGgaaatgaagatgatgatgatgatggcaCAGAGACAGACTGA